One window from the genome of Elaeis guineensis isolate ETL-2024a chromosome 5, EG11, whole genome shotgun sequence encodes:
- the LOC105035530 gene encoding BTB/POZ domain and ankyrin repeat-containing protein NPR5, translating into MEDSLKSLSLDYLNLLINGQAFSDVTFSVEGRLVHAHRCILAARSLFFRKFFCGPDPPSPGLLLLHHQDLHPHHHQSPRSPSGASASSPRGGASPSSAAAAGVGPVVIPVNSVGYEVFLLLLQFLYSGQVSLVPQKHEPRPNCGERGCWHTHCTAAVDLALDTLAAARSFGVEQLALLTQKQLASMVEKASIEDVMKVLLASRKQDMHQLWTTCSHLVAKSGLPAEVLAKHLPIDVVAKIEELRLKSSLARRSSFMAHHHPLDLATAGAGPSSSSAAAELEDHHNKIRRMRRALDSSDVELVKLMVMGEGLNLDDALALHYAVENCSREVVKALLELGAADVNCPAGPAGKTPLHIAAEMVCPDMVAVLLDHHADPNIRTVDGVTPLDILRTLTSDFLFKGAVPGLSHIEPNKLRLCLELVQSAALVMSREEATNCGSGGTAAIYPPMNPEPSNCNASSASSSMVNLSLDSRMVYLNLGMAAQLGCKINDGGEDDSSSSRSQGGGGGIGPSSMYSSHGFP; encoded by the exons ATGGAGGACTCACTGAAATCCCTCTCCTTGGACTATTTGAACCTCCTGATCAATGGCCAGGCCTTCAGCGACGTCACCTTCAGCGTCGAAGGCCGCCTCGTCCACGCCCACCGCTGCATCCTGGCCGCTCGCAGCCTCTTCTTCCGCAAGTTCTTCTGCGGCCCCGACCCCCCTTCGCCtggtctcctcctcctccaccaccaGGACCTCCACCCCCACCACCACCAGAGCCCCCGCTCCCCCTCCGGCGCATCCGCCTCCTCCCCCCGTGGCGGCGCCTCCCCCAGCTCCGCCGCTGCTGCCGGTGTCGGCCCCGTCGTCATCCCCGTGAATTCCGTCGGCTATGAGGTCTTCCTGCTGCTGCTGCAGTTCCTCTACAGCGGCCAGGTTTCCCTCGTCCCGCAGAAGCACGAGCCCCGCCCGAATTGCGGCGAGCGCGGATGCTGGCACACCCATTGCACCGCCGCCGTCGACCTCGCCCTCGACACCCTCGCCGCCGCCCGCTCCTTCGGCGTCGAGCAGCTTGCACTGCTCACCCAG AAGCAATTGGCGAGCATGGTGGAGAAGGCGTCGATCGAGGACGTGATGAAGGTGCTCCTGGCGTCTCGCAAGCAGGACATGCACCAGCTCTGGACCACCTGCTCCCACCTCGTCGCCAAGTCCGGCCTCCCGGCGGAGGTCCTCGCCAAGCACCTCCCCATCGACGTCGTGGccaagatcgaagagctccgcctcAAGTCCTCCCTGGCCCGCCGTTCCTCCTTCATGGCCCACCACCACCCTCTCGACCTCGCCACCGCCGGCGCgggcccctcctcctcctccgccgcagCCGAGCTCGAGGACCACCACAACAAGATCCGCCGCATGCGCCGCGCCCTCGACtcctccgacgtcgagctcgtCAAGCTCATGGTCATGGGCGAGGGGCTTAACCTCGACGACGCGCTCGCCCTCCACTACGCCGTCGAGAACTGCAGCCGCGAGGTCGTGAAGGCGCTTCTCGAGCTCGGCGCGGCCGACGTCAACTGCCCCGCCGGCCCTGCGGGGAAGACTCCTCTCCACATCGCCGCCGAGATGGTCTGCCCGGACATGGTCGCCGTCCTCCTCGACCACCACGCGGACCCCAACATCCGGACGGTCGATGGGGTCACTCCCCTCGACATCCTCCGCACTCTTACCTCGGACTTCCTCTTCAAGGGCGCCGTCCCGGGGCTCTCGCACATCGAGCCCAACAAGCTCCGCCTCTGCCTCGAGCTCGTCCAATCCGCGGCGCTCGTCATGTCGAGGGAGGAGGCGACCAATTGCGGCAGCGGCGGCACCGCAGCCATCTACCCGCCGATGAATCCCGAGCCGAGCAATTGCAATGCCAGCAGCGCCAGCAGCAGCATGGTCAACCTCAGTCTCGATTCCAGAATGGTTTATCTCAATCTCGGCATGGCGGCGCAGTTGGGGTGCAAGATCAATGATGGGGGTGAAGATGATAGCAGCAGCAGCAGGTCTCAAGGGGGTGGTGGTGGCATTGGACCATCCTCCATGTATTCTTCTCATGGCTTCCCATAG